In Flavobacterium sp. GSB-24, the genomic window AAAAATCCAGATCGAAGGAAGAGTTTTAGGAGATATTTCTAGAAACCACGTAATTCCAACTGCAATTCGTTACCAAAATACATTAATTGAAAATGTAAAAGGATTAAAAGAAATCTTCGGAAAAGAATTTGAAACTATTGCAAGCGAACAAATTGTTTTAATCAAAGAAATTTCGGGTCATATAGAAGGTATAAATTCTAAAGTATTGGCAATGACAAACGAAAGAAAGAAAGCAAACCAATTGACTGATGCCCAAAAAATGGCAGAAGCATATTGCAATAAAGTAAAACCATATTTTGAAGATATTCGTAATCACTGTGATAAATTAGAATTATTAGTTGATGACGAAAGCTGGACTTTAACCAAATACAGAGAATTACTTTTTACGAAGTAAAACTCAGAAAGCAAATAAAAAGCCTGTCTCAAAAAGACAGGCTTTTTTAATTCTATAATTTATACAACCAAAATAAGAAAGTAATTTCCTGTTTATATTTTAATCCAGTTACGGCCTTCGTCGAGATAGTCTTACATTTCATCGATAAAACTCTAACTTGTTAGAAAATAGGTATTTATATTTGATGGTTTTGGAATAAGTTTTCTAATTTTACTGCTTAAACAGACAAAATAAAATTCAAGTCTCAACTCAACTTAGTATAATAGAATACCAAAAAGTTAAAAATAGAAAGCCAAAAGCTTCATAACCAATTTTATTTAGGAAAATCGGCAGAAAATTTAATCTGCCGATTTTTTTTATTAATCAAATATCAAATAAACCAAAGAATTAAAAAAAGGGATTATCTTTGCACCACATCAACACAAACTAATTTTCATGAGTTCAGATTCTAGCAAAAGGTACGCACAGAGAGGTGTTTCGGCATCAAAAGAAGACGTACACAACGCCATAAAAAATATTGATAAAGGTTTATTTCCGCAGGCTTTTTGTAAAATTGTTCCAGATTACTTAACACAAGATTCAGAACACTGCCTTATTATGCACGCAGACGGAGCAGGAACAAAATCCTCTTTGGCTTATATGTATTGGAAAGAAACTGGAGATCTTTCAGTTTGGAAAGGCATTGCTCAGGATGCATTAATCATGAATATTGATGATTTATTATGTGTTGGCGCAACAGATAATATTTTACTTTCTTCAACAATTGGAAGAAATAAAAACCTAATTCCAGCTGAAGTTATTTCGGCAATCATCAACGGAACAGAAGAGTTAATCAACGAATTAAAATCGTTTGGTGTAACTATTCATTCAACTGGCGGAGAAACTGCAGATGTTGGAGATGTTGTGCGTACTATTATTGTAGACTCTACGGTAACAGCACGTATGAAACGCAGCGATGTTGTAGATAATGCAAATATAAAAGCGGGAGACGTTATTGTAGGTTTAGCATCTTTCGGTCAGGCTTCTTATGAAAAAGGCTATAACGGCGGAATGGGAAGCAACGGACTAACATCAGCACGTCATGATGTTTTCGGGAAATATTTGGCTAA contains:
- a CDS encoding AIR synthase related protein is translated as MSSDSSKRYAQRGVSASKEDVHNAIKNIDKGLFPQAFCKIVPDYLTQDSEHCLIMHADGAGTKSSLAYMYWKETGDLSVWKGIAQDALIMNIDDLLCVGATDNILLSSTIGRNKNLIPAEVISAIINGTEELINELKSFGVTIHSTGGETADVGDVVRTIIVDSTVTARMKRSDVVDNANIKAGDVIVGLASFGQASYEKGYNGGMGSNGLTSARHDVFGKYLAKKYPESYDAAVPEELIYSGQVNLTDEVENSPINAGQLVLSPTRTYAPIIKKILDKYTPNDIHGMVHCSGGAQTKILHFVKDLHVIKDNLFPVPPLFKLIQEQSKTDWKEMYQVFNCGHRMEIYVPENIAQDIIEISKSFNVDAQIVGRVEASEEKKLTITSEYGTFNY